The following coding sequences lie in one Rutidosis leptorrhynchoides isolate AG116_Rl617_1_P2 chromosome 4, CSIRO_AGI_Rlap_v1, whole genome shotgun sequence genomic window:
- the LOC139840485 gene encoding uncharacterized protein — MKNTWHVDVYYAKAWNARCIVIERLFETWESNFIQLANYLNELVSTNPDTIVVFENGPEIEEGFETFKFVFWAFGPAIKAYKRPMPIICIDGTHLKVDEEINESWVWFLKMLQENVVGNGKLCVISDRNPGILHAMGAQTYGWEHRYCLCHIRSNLLSKYTKVKLLKHLCCTVGSTTNQILYKNSLRAIKQASIEAWKYLHDADLGKWTVYRDNERSRWGNTTTNIAESLNNGLRHARMMPIKACIEYTFDYPRQNFYNQSRDARQCNSPLSKNMFNIFNERTKELKDTNQHVITNNKVCSRFNQLIKEVVKVAPITL; from the exons ATGAAAAATACATGGCATGTGGATGTCTATTACGCTAAAGCATGGAATGCTAGGTGTATTGTAATCGAACGATTGTTTGAAACTTGGGAAAGTAATTTTATTCAACTAGCAAATTATTTAAATGAATTAGTTTCTACCAATCCAGACACAATTGTTGTGTTTGAAAATGGACCTGAAATTGAAGAAGGTTTCGAAacattcaaatttgtgttttgggcATTCGGTCCAGCTATTAAAGCATATAAAAGGCCTATGCCGATCATTTGCATCGATGGCACCCATTTGAAAG TTGATGAAGAAATTAATGAAAGTTGGGTTTGGTTTTTGAAAATGCTCCAAGAAAATGTTGTTGGAAACGGAAAGTTGTGTGTCATCTCTGATCGAAACCCAGGTATCCTACATGCAATGGGTGCTCAAACGTACGGTTGGGAACATAGGTATTGTTTGTGCCACATTCGTAGCAACTTATTGAGCAAATATACTAAAGTAAAATTGCTCAAACACTTATGTTGTACAGTCGGTTCAACAACCAATCAAATACTCTACAAGAATTCCCTCAGAGCCATCAAACAAGCTAGTATAGAGGCTTGGAAATATTTGCATGATGCTGATTTAGGCAAGTGGACTGTGTATAGGGACAACGAGAGGAGTCGTTGGGGTAACACAACGACAAATATTGCTGAGTCCCTCAACAATGGGTTACGTCATGCCCGTATGATGCCCATCAAAGCGTGTATTGAATATACATTTGATTACCCCAGACAAAACTTCTACAATCAAAGTCGAGATGCAAGGCAATGTAATTCACCACTGTCCAAGAACATGTTTAACATCTTTAACGAACGGACAAAAGAGCTCAAAGATACAAACCAACATGTTATAACGAACAACAAGGTATGTTCAAGGTTCAATCAACTTATCAAAGAAGTGGTGAAGGTGGCACCGATTACACTGTAG